The following are from one region of the Thermococcus cleftensis genome:
- the dph2 gene encoding diphthamide biosynthesis enzyme Dph2 yields MHEVSMGEILENLRELNAKRVLIQMPEGLKREAQTLADFLEENGIEAIISGDINYGACDPADREAKLLGCDALIHLGHSYMRLHLEVPTIFVPAFAGVDVVPALEKNLDEIRNLGGRIALVTTAQHIHQLARAKEFLERHGFEVIIGKGDSRVSWPGQVLGCNFTAAKADAEGVLFIGAGYFHPIGVALATRKPTLAVNPYSGDALWLDEEAERLIRKRWAQIAKAFDAGRFGVITSTKKGQLRLAEARRIVKLLREHGKYARLIAMNHISYPALEGFDFDAYVVVACPRVPIDDYENWRKPVLTPPEVEILLGLRDDYEFDEILGAERDRDEPLGTALHGGGK; encoded by the coding sequence ATGCACGAGGTTTCGATGGGTGAGATACTGGAGAACCTTAGAGAGCTCAACGCTAAGCGGGTGCTCATTCAGATGCCGGAAGGGTTGAAAAGGGAGGCCCAGACCCTGGCGGATTTTCTTGAGGAGAACGGAATCGAGGCGATAATAAGCGGGGACATCAACTACGGTGCCTGCGATCCGGCCGACAGGGAGGCGAAGCTACTCGGCTGCGACGCGCTGATACACCTCGGTCACAGCTACATGCGCCTTCACCTCGAGGTTCCGACGATATTCGTGCCAGCTTTCGCGGGCGTTGATGTGGTTCCTGCGCTTGAGAAAAACCTCGACGAGATACGGAATCTGGGAGGAAGGATAGCGCTCGTCACGACTGCCCAGCACATTCACCAGCTCGCTAGGGCGAAGGAGTTCCTGGAAAGACACGGCTTTGAGGTTATCATCGGGAAAGGGGACTCCCGCGTCAGCTGGCCGGGCCAGGTTCTCGGCTGCAACTTCACCGCGGCGAAGGCCGATGCTGAGGGGGTTCTCTTCATAGGGGCCGGCTACTTCCACCCCATTGGCGTTGCTCTGGCAACTCGGAAGCCAACCCTCGCGGTCAACCCATACTCGGGCGACGCTCTCTGGCTCGATGAGGAAGCCGAGCGCCTCATCAGGAAGCGCTGGGCCCAGATAGCAAAGGCGTTTGATGCCGGGCGGTTCGGGGTCATAACGAGCACCAAGAAGGGCCAGCTCCGATTGGCTGAGGCGAGAAGGATAGTCAAGCTCCTCCGCGAGCACGGCAAGTACGCGAGGCTCATAGCTATGAATCACATCAGCTACCCCGCGCTGGAGGGCTTCGACTTTGACGCCTACGTCGTCGTTGCCTGCCCTCGCGTCCCCATAGACGACTACGAGAACTGGAGGAAGCCCGTTCTAACGCCGCCGGAGGTCGAGATTCTCCTCGGCCTTAGAGATGACTACGAGTTCGACGAGATACTTGGGGCTGAAAGGGACCGGGACGAGCCCCTGGGCACAGCCCTCCACGGTGGTGGGAAGTGA
- a CDS encoding heavy metal-binding domain-containing protein gives MGDIIVTTTESLPGYRVVEVKGLARGGIVRATHVGRDIMAFLKNLKGGEVQEYTQMLAEAREEALRRMKLHAEEMGANAVIGVRFMTSAVASGMAEIYAYGTAVVVKKVGEE, from the coding sequence ATGGGGGACATCATCGTAACAACCACCGAGAGCCTGCCGGGATACAGAGTAGTTGAGGTCAAGGGGCTCGCGAGGGGTGGGATAGTCAGGGCCACTCACGTGGGAAGGGACATAATGGCATTTCTCAAGAACCTCAAGGGCGGCGAGGTTCAGGAGTACACCCAGATGCTTGCCGAGGCAAGAGAAGAAGCCCTGAGGAGAATGAAGCTCCACGCGGAGGAGATGGGCGCAAACGCGGTCATAGGTGTTCGTTTCATGACCTCAGCGGTGGCATCGGGCATGGCAGAGATATACGCCTACGGCACGGCCGTCGTGGTGAAAAAAGTCGGGGAGGAGTAG
- a CDS encoding multidrug transporter, translating to MVGMKGHLMLALLLVAALVIGLAVNVEAFLSDYSHQEGYFGADSLQAELLPADSHVLGTITADNPFSVYVVVSDSGYFEGLEGGRVVMKWENITKLNLNITVPDDGYYLVVKNGNVSQEIRIDLSSGR from the coding sequence ATGGTTGGAATGAAGGGCCACTTAATGCTTGCGCTTTTGCTCGTCGCTGCCCTTGTCATAGGGCTAGCAGTCAATGTCGAGGCGTTTCTCTCGGACTATTCCCATCAGGAGGGTTACTTTGGGGCGGACTCGCTTCAGGCCGAGCTTTTGCCGGCCGATTCTCATGTCCTCGGGACGATAACTGCTGATAACCCCTTCTCCGTCTACGTGGTTGTCTCCGACTCCGGCTACTTCGAGGGACTCGAGGGGGGTAGGGTGGTGATGAAGTGGGAGAACATCACAAAGTTGAACCTAAACATCACCGTTCCTGACGACGGCTACTACCTCGTTGTCAAAAACGGGAACGTGAGCCAGGAAATAAGAATAGACCTCAGCTCGGGCCGTTGA
- a CDS encoding YiiX/YebB-like N1pC/P60 family cysteine hydrolase: MKKVAAILVLLFLTTMLNPVAASSSKGDANYWHPYPWNVVPGDIVIGHNPNSDIFIPGYWTHTGMIAYYDSYYGEWVVIEAWESGIRLVLLSDFLSRYDTVAVLRVATSDYVRQNAVYFAYQQLGKPYDWGWYTKQVYGDSYYCSELVWAAYIAAGGPDIDANPGWTLTYLNGVAPQEVYDDGDTYVIYYHSI; the protein is encoded by the coding sequence ATGAAAAAGGTTGCTGCAATCTTGGTGTTGCTATTCCTGACTACGATGCTGAACCCGGTTGCCGCTTCCAGCAGCAAGGGAGACGCCAACTACTGGCACCCCTACCCCTGGAACGTTGTCCCGGGGGACATCGTCATCGGCCACAACCCCAACAGCGACATCTTCATACCCGGATACTGGACCCACACGGGAATGATAGCCTACTACGACAGCTACTACGGTGAGTGGGTCGTCATAGAAGCCTGGGAGTCCGGGATAAGACTGGTCCTTCTCTCTGACTTCCTCAGCAGGTACGACACCGTCGCGGTTCTTCGCGTCGCCACCAGCGACTACGTGAGGCAGAACGCTGTTTACTTCGCCTACCAGCAGCTTGGCAAGCCCTACGACTGGGGCTGGTACACCAAGCAGGTCTACGGTGACTCCTACTACTGCTCCGAGCTCGTCTGGGCAGCATACATAGCCGCCGGCGGTCCGGACATAGACGCCAACCCCGGCTGGACCCTGACATATCTCAACGGTGTGGCCCCCCAGGAGGTTTATGATGACGGGGATACTTATGTTATCTATTACCACTCAATCTAA
- a CDS encoding YiiX/YebB-like N1pC/P60 family cysteine hydrolase has protein sequence MRKLGIIAVVFLLLGATVPGASAGDLLNYIWDTRTYQHPYPTDVQPGDLVYGHSPDLFNAIIPGYWIHVAIVAWYNESINDWMVIEAKIGKGVIISPLSEFLSRYDVVALQRVMVDDATKQRAIQFAYQQLGKPYNYDYISKPDVYDDKYYCSQLVWAAYLVASGFTVNLDENDGAWSWTYFYSVAPQEVYDDPMTYTIYKHEA, from the coding sequence ATGAGGAAGCTTGGAATAATAGCAGTGGTGTTCCTCCTTCTCGGCGCCACCGTCCCAGGTGCCAGCGCCGGAGACCTGCTCAACTACATCTGGGACACCAGGACTTACCAGCACCCGTACCCGACCGACGTTCAGCCGGGTGACCTCGTCTACGGCCACAGCCCGGACCTCTTTAACGCCATAATCCCCGGCTACTGGATACACGTTGCCATCGTCGCCTGGTACAACGAGAGCATCAACGACTGGATGGTCATAGAGGCCAAGATAGGCAAGGGCGTCATCATCAGCCCGCTCAGCGAGTTCCTCAGCAGGTACGACGTCGTGGCACTCCAGAGGGTCATGGTCGACGACGCCACCAAGCAGAGGGCCATTCAGTTCGCCTACCAGCAGCTCGGCAAGCCCTACAACTATGACTACATAAGCAAGCCGGACGTCTACGACGACAAGTACTACTGCTCCCAGCTCGTCTGGGCCGCCTACCTCGTCGCCAGCGGCTTCACCGTGAACCTCGACGAGAACGACGGCGCCTGGAGCTGGACCTACTTCTACTCCGTCGCCCCGCAGGAGGTCTACGACGACCCGATGACCTACACCATCTACAAGCACGAGGCCTGA
- a CDS encoding RsmB/NOP family class I SAM-dependent RNA methyltransferase, translated as MGKLKLSDRQLYALIEAVKLGEEVKPSQQAKRRAFAKYRIEGWENSKLTGIFYSIQRRLGLIDEVIEGLVGVSPLILDPWLRATLRVAVEIAVFRNPNEKTLQHLKGLAKFLSSRTHPYVGYYYYDLLPRVINYVPKLDSEEKRLKWDYLFPEWFIRKMRGLVGEEAEELLKALNETLPTSVRVNLLKANVEEVEDYLRKKNVRFERSERVGTLLRILDPFNPEWLFNKGLVIAQEEAAAVASLVLAPKPGETVVDLAAAPGGKTAHMAELMNNEGEIYAFDIDRTRVKRMNEVLRRTGVKIAETIVADGREAPEILGSGIADRVLLDAPCTSDGTIAKNPELRWRLREKNIPKVVELQKELIESAWEILKPGGRLLYSTCSMLREENEDVVEWFLRRHGDARLVPLSGPYDGGFLPGTMRAWPHRHGTIGFFYALIEKKGD; from the coding sequence GTGGGGAAGTTGAAGCTCTCTGACAGACAGCTTTACGCGCTGATAGAGGCGGTGAAGCTTGGTGAGGAGGTGAAGCCCAGCCAGCAGGCTAAGAGGAGGGCCTTCGCAAAGTACAGAATCGAGGGCTGGGAGAACTCGAAACTCACCGGCATTTTCTACTCTATCCAGCGAAGGCTTGGCCTTATAGATGAGGTGATTGAGGGGCTCGTTGGAGTTTCCCCCCTTATCCTGGATCCCTGGTTGAGGGCGACGCTGAGGGTTGCCGTTGAAATAGCCGTCTTCAGGAACCCGAACGAGAAAACCCTTCAGCACCTCAAGGGCCTCGCCAAGTTCCTCTCTAGCAGAACCCACCCCTACGTCGGCTATTACTACTACGACCTCCTCCCCAGGGTCATCAACTACGTCCCAAAGCTCGACTCCGAGGAGAAGAGGCTGAAGTGGGACTACCTGTTCCCGGAATGGTTCATACGGAAGATGCGCGGGCTCGTGGGGGAGGAGGCGGAGGAGCTGCTCAAAGCGCTCAACGAGACCCTGCCGACGAGCGTACGCGTCAATCTTCTGAAGGCGAACGTTGAGGAAGTTGAGGACTATCTCCGGAAAAAGAACGTCCGATTCGAGAGAAGCGAGAGGGTAGGGACTCTTTTGAGGATCCTAGACCCCTTCAACCCAGAATGGCTCTTCAACAAGGGACTGGTCATAGCTCAGGAGGAAGCCGCGGCGGTGGCTTCCCTTGTTTTAGCCCCGAAACCCGGCGAAACGGTCGTGGATCTGGCGGCCGCCCCCGGCGGCAAAACGGCCCACATGGCAGAGCTGATGAACAACGAGGGGGAAATCTACGCTTTCGACATTGATAGGACAAGGGTAAAGAGAATGAACGAGGTTCTCAGGAGGACTGGAGTTAAAATCGCCGAAACCATAGTGGCCGACGGCAGGGAGGCTCCAGAGATCCTAGGCAGTGGGATAGCGGATAGGGTTCTCCTCGATGCCCCGTGCACCAGCGATGGAACGATAGCCAAGAACCCTGAACTCAGGTGGCGCCTCCGCGAGAAGAACATTCCAAAGGTCGTGGAGCTCCAGAAGGAGCTTATCGAGAGCGCGTGGGAGATTTTAAAGCCCGGCGGCAGGTTGCTTTACTCGACCTGCTCAATGCTCAGGGAGGAGAACGAGGACGTCGTGGAGTGGTTCCTCAGAAGGCACGGCGATGCCAGACTCGTCCCACTGAGTGGGCCCTACGACGGCGGCTTTTTGCCGGGAACCATGAGAGCCTGGCCCCACAGGCACGGCACTATTGGGTTCTTCTACGCGCTGATTGAAAAGAAAGGGGACTAA
- a CDS encoding PadR family transcriptional regulator yields MLAGKKEKALKKLRKDLRSGLYSYMVLLLLEREELHGYAIRKRLEELSGGRIVPSEGALYDILKSLRKLGLVQDSWAEVGGRPRKYYSLTKLGKEVLEEMKAEVRTITETLERMGVEKE; encoded by the coding sequence GTGCTGGCGGGCAAAAAAGAGAAGGCCCTCAAAAAGCTGAGAAAAGACCTCCGCTCCGGCCTCTACTCATACATGGTGCTCCTGCTCCTAGAGAGGGAAGAACTCCACGGCTATGCGATAAGGAAGAGGCTCGAGGAGCTGAGCGGGGGAAGGATAGTCCCCAGCGAGGGGGCCCTGTACGATATACTCAAGAGCCTCAGGAAGCTGGGCCTCGTTCAGGACTCCTGGGCGGAGGTTGGGGGAAGGCCGAGGAAGTACTACTCCCTAACCAAACTTGGAAAGGAAGTGCTCGAAGAGATGAAGGCGGAGGTTAGGACCATAACCGAAACCCTGGAAAGAATGGGGGTGGAAAAAGAATGA
- a CDS encoding DUF1648 domain-containing protein — MNPDVAFGLFISTTMFVAGLLTYLYRNRPNHAIGIRIGYTYISEEAWKKANTFAGKALMGLGLLLGVLSFTGNIILLMMAMIIGISLITWRSYVIAKETVELEAISMPAEGEPKPLERIEVKPYLAIQLVLISSYLILLAVSWDRMPEIIAIHFNVQGIADRFEPKSIGAFLIPVGGAVFILGLTYLGRDPVALRIPKGNARIARIILELLTMLQFLLWGAFTYSILYNAYSYSSPTFLDAMVIGSMGIIVVETIRLVKAMR; from the coding sequence ATGAACCCCGATGTCGCTTTCGGTCTTTTCATCTCGACCACAATGTTCGTCGCAGGGTTATTGACATACCTTTATCGGAACAGACCCAACCACGCGATAGGCATCAGGATAGGTTACACTTACATCTCAGAGGAGGCGTGGAAGAAGGCCAACACCTTCGCGGGAAAGGCCCTCATGGGGCTCGGGCTTCTCCTTGGGGTGCTGAGCTTTACTGGAAACATAATTCTTCTGATGATGGCAATGATCATAGGGATTTCGCTAATAACCTGGAGGAGCTACGTCATAGCAAAGGAAACCGTTGAGCTTGAGGCCATCTCAATGCCAGCCGAGGGAGAGCCAAAACCCCTTGAAAGGATAGAGGTAAAGCCCTATCTGGCCATTCAGCTGGTTCTCATCTCCTCGTATCTAATATTACTCGCGGTTAGCTGGGACAGGATGCCTGAAATTATAGCGATCCACTTTAATGTCCAAGGGATTGCCGACCGCTTCGAACCGAAGTCCATCGGGGCGTTTCTGATACCGGTGGGTGGAGCAGTATTCATTCTCGGACTGACGTACTTGGGAAGGGACCCAGTGGCCTTAAGGATTCCCAAGGGCAACGCCAGGATCGCGAGAATAATCCTGGAACTCCTGACGATGCTCCAGTTCCTCCTGTGGGGGGCCTTCACGTATTCAATCCTCTACAATGCCTACTCGTACAGTTCCCCAACCTTCCTAGATGCAATGGTCATTGGGAGCATGGGGATTATCGTCGTCGAGACCATCAGGCTCGTGAAGGCGATGAGATGA
- a CDS encoding nitrilase, which yields MKIAYVQMEPVLLEPEINYSKAEELIRTAVREGAQLIVLPELFDTGYNFESRGEVEEVAGQIPDGPTTEFLMELSRELGVFIVAGTAEKDEKGRLYNSAVITGPIGSGYIGKYRKVHLFYREKLFFEPGNLGFHVFNIGIAKVGVMICFDWFFPESARTLALKGAEIIAHPSNLVMPYAPRAMPIRALENRVYTVTANRIGEERGLRFIGKSTIASPKAEVLAMGSEDKEEVAVVEVDLELARSKRLNDMNDVFRDRRPETYSL from the coding sequence ATGAAGATCGCCTACGTCCAGATGGAGCCGGTTCTCCTCGAGCCCGAGATTAACTACTCGAAGGCCGAGGAGCTGATAAGAACCGCCGTCCGTGAGGGTGCCCAGCTCATAGTTCTGCCGGAGCTCTTTGATACAGGATACAACTTTGAGAGCAGGGGCGAGGTTGAAGAGGTCGCCGGCCAGATTCCCGATGGCCCGACGACCGAGTTCCTGATGGAGCTTTCAAGGGAGCTCGGCGTTTTCATAGTTGCTGGAACGGCTGAAAAGGACGAGAAGGGAAGGCTTTACAACTCCGCCGTGATAACGGGCCCTATAGGGAGCGGCTACATAGGGAAGTACCGCAAGGTTCACCTGTTCTACCGGGAGAAGCTCTTCTTCGAGCCCGGCAACCTCGGCTTCCACGTCTTCAACATAGGCATCGCCAAGGTCGGCGTGATGATATGCTTCGACTGGTTCTTCCCGGAGAGCGCCAGAACGCTAGCCCTGAAGGGTGCTGAGATAATCGCCCACCCGAGCAACCTTGTCATGCCCTATGCCCCGAGGGCGATGCCGATTAGGGCTTTGGAGAACAGGGTTTACACTGTAACCGCCAACAGAATCGGCGAGGAGAGGGGCCTTAGGTTCATAGGGAAGAGCACGATAGCCTCGCCGAAGGCCGAAGTCCTTGCCATGGGGAGCGAGGATAAGGAGGAGGTGGCCGTCGTTGAGGTAGACCTTGAACTCGCCAGGAGTAAGAGGCTCAACGACATGAACGACGTTTTCAGGGACAGAAGGCCCGAGACGTATTCCCTTTGA
- a CDS encoding DUF432 domain-containing protein, translating to MFGEHELRTQFIKIIDKKIHLVEESENWILYRREGVQVLIKKGKGKFLILPAPAEGYGVKFLMIRLSERIAIPPKERIVGYLSAPIDISIRSGDLEIDRFTVGREKYSLYGEKTVGVIARYHESDFYESIPDSPAVVKLVIYNPTESWKMVERVVFPIRNSVMFYSEERAYYPLIILLTKEIYEVNNTGNPPDGTLRQTHRAEPLPNFRMRWL from the coding sequence ATGTTTGGCGAGCACGAGCTGAGAACCCAGTTCATCAAAATCATTGACAAAAAAATCCACCTCGTCGAGGAATCCGAGAACTGGATTCTCTACCGGCGCGAAGGAGTTCAAGTTCTAATAAAGAAGGGAAAGGGGAAGTTCCTTATCCTTCCCGCCCCTGCGGAGGGCTACGGCGTTAAGTTTCTCATGATACGGCTCTCCGAAAGGATAGCCATACCCCCAAAGGAAAGAATAGTGGGCTATCTCTCCGCCCCGATAGACATCTCGATCAGAAGCGGCGACCTGGAGATAGACCGCTTTACCGTTGGACGGGAGAAGTACAGCCTCTACGGAGAGAAGACCGTTGGGGTGATAGCGAGGTACCACGAGAGCGACTTTTACGAGAGTATCCCAGATTCTCCCGCGGTAGTCAAACTGGTAATCTACAACCCGACCGAGAGCTGGAAGATGGTTGAGAGGGTGGTCTTTCCCATAAGGAACAGCGTCATGTTTTATTCAGAGGAGCGGGCGTACTATCCCCTCATAATCCTCCTCACCAAGGAGATCTACGAGGTGAACAACACCGGCAATCCACCGGACGGAACGCTCAGGCAGACCCACAGGGCCGAACCGCTTCCCAACTTCAGAATGAGGTGGTTGTGA
- a CDS encoding methyltransferase domain-containing protein, with product MSLEELYRYARGYMEPGNEGARKRFKDLTGFFEGLGLPKGGSVLDLCAGTGIAGIAAAKATNAKKLTLLDARAEDLEKVQEWVELAGLGIAPAKVHGDVREAAKLVGEHEVALLFGNTMIHFDPFDAVKIFANVTLALSENGVFLIEDTDRVYRILYGTGYKEFFVESRGEDHTLASVHEGYDVTRGTFRRTYYLLPGFRKVGSFDFHHWDLATQLAIGRIFFREARLIRPGEHGFVRVGDVLYFREPRREIAKLVLEDFNGPS from the coding sequence ATGTCCCTTGAAGAGTTGTACCGCTACGCGAGGGGGTACATGGAGCCGGGCAATGAGGGAGCCAGGAAAAGGTTCAAGGACCTCACGGGGTTCTTCGAAGGGTTGGGGCTTCCTAAAGGCGGCAGTGTTCTAGATCTATGTGCCGGAACCGGCATAGCTGGAATCGCTGCGGCAAAGGCAACGAACGCCAAGAAGTTAACCCTCCTCGACGCCAGAGCCGAGGATTTGGAGAAGGTTCAGGAGTGGGTCGAACTTGCCGGCCTGGGCATCGCTCCGGCAAAGGTTCACGGGGACGTGAGGGAAGCGGCGAAACTTGTTGGGGAGCACGAGGTCGCGCTCCTCTTTGGCAACACCATGATACACTTCGATCCCTTCGATGCGGTTAAGATATTCGCCAACGTTACCTTAGCGCTTAGCGAGAACGGGGTTTTCCTTATTGAAGACACCGACAGGGTTTACAGGATACTCTATGGAACGGGCTACAAGGAGTTCTTCGTCGAGAGCAGGGGAGAGGATCACACTTTGGCCTCAGTCCACGAGGGCTACGACGTAACTAGAGGCACCTTCAGGAGAACCTACTACCTGCTACCGGGCTTCAGAAAGGTCGGGAGCTTCGACTTCCACCATTGGGATCTGGCGACGCAGCTGGCGATCGGAAGAATATTCTTTAGGGAAGCCAGGCTCATAAGGCCGGGGGAGCACGGGTTCGTGAGGGTAGGGGACGTTCTCTACTTCAGAGAGCCCAGGAGGGAGATAGCCAAACTCGTCCTGGAAGATTTCAACGGCCCGAGCTGA
- a CDS encoding mechanosensitive ion channel family protein, whose amino-acid sequence MAANTTTSSTAPTPPIPVNLSLFTLVEAALIIFGMLVLGRIVRKLIIRKSKETSMTWIINEDTAEIVFRMFVLGGIIWALYLLGIMSYEIGPTTIGNIAFAMGFFYFSYLIAKKSKDYMIMSSGKKAKPEVIVKAKIFYYVFITIAFFMALSFAGVSTELSALLAAAGITGIILGFSAQTVVSNFVSGVFMYFDKPLLIGDQVKIGELEGVVEDIRILSTRIRAWDGTLIRIPNEKLFNSNIVNFMRYPVRRVDVDVNIAYAADAERAVEIIKRVLDEIPLVLVEPEPLVYVDRLDDSSVVVAIRAWAPSEKWFDVRMRIIHDVKKALDEAGIEIPFPQRVNWFANELRVRIEEPQEEEKEEEQA is encoded by the coding sequence ATGGCCGCTAACACTACCACCTCTTCCACAGCTCCAACTCCCCCAATCCCGGTGAACTTAAGCCTATTCACCCTAGTGGAGGCGGCTCTGATAATCTTCGGAATGCTCGTTTTAGGGAGGATAGTCAGGAAGCTGATAATCCGCAAGTCCAAGGAGACCAGTATGACGTGGATAATAAACGAGGACACGGCAGAGATAGTGTTCCGAATGTTCGTGCTCGGCGGCATAATCTGGGCCCTCTACCTGCTCGGCATAATGAGTTACGAGATCGGACCCACCACGATTGGAAACATAGCCTTTGCAATGGGCTTCTTCTACTTCTCCTACCTGATAGCCAAGAAATCCAAGGACTATATGATAATGAGCTCCGGCAAGAAGGCCAAGCCTGAAGTCATCGTGAAGGCGAAGATCTTCTACTACGTATTCATAACGATAGCCTTCTTCATGGCCCTCAGCTTCGCGGGTGTTAGCACCGAACTCAGCGCACTCCTCGCCGCGGCAGGAATAACGGGTATCATTCTTGGTTTCTCCGCCCAGACTGTCGTTTCGAACTTCGTCTCCGGAGTTTTCATGTACTTCGACAAGCCGCTTCTCATAGGGGACCAGGTAAAGATAGGCGAACTGGAGGGTGTCGTTGAGGACATAAGAATACTGTCCACGAGAATAAGGGCCTGGGACGGCACGCTCATCAGGATTCCAAACGAGAAGCTCTTCAACAGCAACATAGTCAATTTCATGCGCTACCCCGTGAGAAGGGTCGATGTAGATGTAAACATAGCCTACGCCGCCGACGCCGAAAGGGCTGTGGAGATAATAAAGCGCGTTCTCGATGAAATCCCGCTCGTTCTGGTCGAGCCGGAGCCGCTTGTTTACGTGGACAGGCTCGACGACAGCTCGGTGGTGGTTGCGATAAGGGCCTGGGCGCCCAGTGAGAAGTGGTTCGACGTCAGAATGAGGATAATCCACGACGTCAAGAAAGCTCTCGACGAGGCTGGAATAGAGATACCCTTCCCGCAGAGGGTGAACTGGTTCGCCAACGAGCTGAGGGTGAGGATAGAGGAGCCACAGGAAGAGGAAAAGGAAGAAGAACAGGCTTAG
- a CDS encoding membrane protein, with translation MYLLPFPVLGALLAWATLYFLGFERQRWGEFLLGLAAFFMAMIVQNPVQQLSLFGMGITSNEDVVARGLAFTVGVSLWLGLVAGTVQEGVKYLLVKGKDIGTGLFLGLGFGVTEAFVIAGAALAGSMAVGTPLEVPLISALLSMVERYLVVLFHVGTAAYLAHAYAEGYGREALIAVIGLHAVVDSLAAYYHLTKSEPAMYATELITALAALWLLRRVVPKARAELPREEEVLW, from the coding sequence ATGTACCTCCTGCCATTCCCCGTACTCGGGGCCCTTCTAGCGTGGGCGACGCTTTACTTTCTCGGCTTTGAAAGGCAGAGGTGGGGCGAGTTCCTCCTCGGCCTGGCGGCGTTCTTCATGGCAATGATAGTCCAGAACCCCGTCCAGCAGCTGTCCCTTTTCGGAATGGGGATAACCTCCAACGAGGACGTGGTCGCGAGGGGACTGGCCTTTACCGTCGGCGTCTCTCTGTGGCTCGGCCTCGTGGCTGGGACGGTGCAGGAAGGCGTGAAGTACCTCCTGGTCAAGGGAAAGGACATAGGGACAGGTCTCTTCCTCGGACTGGGCTTTGGGGTAACCGAGGCGTTCGTAATAGCCGGTGCCGCACTGGCGGGCTCAATGGCGGTTGGAACTCCCCTAGAAGTGCCTCTCATCAGCGCTCTCCTATCGATGGTCGAGCGCTACCTCGTCGTCCTGTTCCACGTCGGGACCGCAGCGTATCTCGCCCACGCGTACGCGGAAGGCTACGGAAGAGAAGCCCTAATCGCGGTGATCGGCCTCCACGCGGTCGTCGATTCCCTGGCCGCCTACTACCATCTCACGAAAAGCGAGCCTGCAATGTACGCCACCGAGCTGATAACGGCCCTGGCCGCGCTCTGGCTGCTCAGAAGGGTGGTTCCTAAGGCGAGGGCCGAGCTTCCAAGGGAGGAAGAGGTGCTGTGGTGA
- a CDS encoding METTL5 family protein, translating into MRKKHLAMTLSRLRGFPEPKPELEQYRTPGNVAAELLWLAYSLGDIGGKIIADLGAGTGVLSVGACILGAGKVYAVEVDEKALGVARENASSLGVEDCIEFVHSDVSKFSRRVDAVVMNPPFGSQRKHADRPFLLKAFELSDVVYSIHLAKPEVRRFIEAFVKGAGFRTTHRIPLPFEIPAQFFFHRKRLERILVDIYRFERL; encoded by the coding sequence GTGAGGAAGAAGCACCTTGCGATGACACTCTCCCGGCTAAGGGGCTTTCCAGAGCCGAAACCTGAGCTGGAGCAGTACAGGACACCGGGGAACGTCGCGGCCGAGCTCCTTTGGCTGGCGTACTCTTTGGGAGACATCGGGGGGAAAATCATAGCAGACCTGGGGGCTGGAACGGGGGTTCTCTCGGTAGGGGCCTGCATTCTGGGTGCTGGAAAGGTTTACGCGGTGGAGGTTGATGAAAAGGCCCTTGGTGTTGCCCGGGAGAACGCCAGCTCCCTCGGCGTTGAGGACTGTATCGAGTTCGTGCACTCCGACGTTTCGAAGTTCTCGCGCAGGGTTGACGCGGTCGTGATGAACCCTCCCTTCGGGAGCCAGAGGAAGCACGCCGACAGGCCTTTCCTTCTGAAGGCCTTCGAGCTGAGCGATGTGGTGTATTCCATTCATCTTGCCAAGCCCGAGGTGAGGCGCTTCATCGAGGCTTTTGTAAAAGGTGCCGGTTTTAGGACGACTCACAGGATTCCCCTTCCCTTTGAGATTCCGGCCCAGTTTTTCTTTCATAGGAAAAGACTGGAGCGCATTTTGGTGGACATTTATCGGTTCGAGAGGTTATGA